ACCTCCTCCTGTTCGTCCCGGTTTCCGGTGACCCCGTTTTCGTCGTCCCGGACATGTACGGCGAGCAAATCGCCGACGAATCGTGGGTGTCCGACATCCGAACGTGGAGTGACGGGGACGATCCGCTCGAACTCGTCGGCGACGTCG
The nucleotide sequence above comes from Haladaptatus cibarius D43. Encoded proteins:
- a CDS encoding aminopeptidase P family N-terminal domain-containing protein, coding for MDAFAERTRRCQQRLRTVDADAAVLFPSTNLFYVSGFEEHPGERHLLLFVPVSGDPVFVVPDMYGEQIADESWVSDIRTWSDGDDPLELVGDV